In Oxobacter pfennigii, the DNA window GGCACGGTCTTTATATATTTTCCCATATCCGGCGTATTAACTATTTCCACGCCGTCTCCGCCGGCATTTTCCTTCCAGACAATGATGGCATCGCACTGATCCATTTTTAATGCGTTAAATATTTCCGGCGCTGTGGCTGTCCTGGCAATAACGTCAACCTTGTCAAGGATTCCTGAGTCAGTCAGCGCCTTATTTGCAATTTTACCTATGGGCGTTGATTCTGCGTCTCCTAGAACCACACGAACTCCTTCTTTTACCAGGTCATTGAGTCCGGTGATACCAAGAGGATTTCCGCTTTTGACCGCAAGAACGGGTATGTGCTTTACCAGGTCCGTGCTTTGTGTAACCGCATCCTTTACCGGCTGAAGTTCGTCGGCAGAGCCGGCTATAAACAAATCGCCTTCCTTTGATGTATTTATCTGGGTTTGAATTTGTGCGGCATTTCCGTAAGTAACTTCCATAGCACAGCCGCTCTCATCCTGAAACAGCTTGGCTATTTCTTCAAAGGGCTTGGTCATGCCTGCTCCGCAATATATAGACAATGTGTGCCCAGCCAGTCCACTTTTTAGAGCTTCTGTAACTTTAGGAGTTTCGGTAACCGGTGGAGTGGATTGGGAAGGCACCGGTTTTGCACCGCAGCCTATAAGACTTAAAACCAACATTAAAGAAAGCAACAACCTGACCAGTTTTTTCATAAACATCCTCCTAATCGTTATGTTTTATAACGTTTTGTTAATATTTTATTAATTTTAACATGTAAATATCAAAAATTCAAATGTCAAATCGATAATAAAAAATTATACAACATAACAAAATACATTAACAGCGCGGCTTTTTTTATTTACTGTGACTGTTCATACTAGTATAATACAGTATAGAGAGCAAAGATAAACAAGTCTTGATAAAATATCAAATTAAATGTGATAAATATTGTACAAATACGAATTAAGAGGAGTGGTAACCATGGTCTTTATACCGGATGAGTTCCTTGACGGATTAATCTCTGAGGATATGCCCTATTTTGATTTGACAACCCATCTTTTAGGTATATCCGGCAAAGAAGGCACTATACGTTATGTTTGCCGTGAAGAGGCGGTAATCTGCGGCACCGAAGAAGCGGTGCGCATCCTGAATAAGCTGGGAGTAGAAGTGACAAATTCCTTTCCTTCGGGAACTGTTGTTAAACCGGGTGAATTTTTTTTAGAAGGGTATGGAAATGCAGGATCACTGCATGCCGGCTGGAAGATTTGTCAGAGCCTTCTTGATAACTGTTCGGCAATCGCCACAAAAACAAAACGGATGGTGGATATTGTTCATTCTGTAAATCCTAAAATGCCGGTAGTCACCACGCGCAAGAGCTTTCCCGGTATTAAAGCACTGACCCTTAAAGCCGTATTGTGCGGAGGCGCCTTTCCTCACCGTCTGGGATTATCGGAAACCGTGCTTATATTCAAGCAGCATATGAACTTTATAGGCGGAATAGATGGGTTGATTGAGCGCATACCTGCAATAAAAGAGCATTCCTGCGAAAAGAAGGTATTTGTTGAGGCAGAGAGCATGGAGGAAGCCATAGCCTTATGCAAGGCCGGTGTGGACGGAATCCAGTTTGATAAGCTACCGCCGGAAGTCCTCTCAGAGGGCGTGCCTCAATTGCAGGAGATTTCACCATCAGTTACCCTTTTAGCCTCAGGCGGCATAAATGAAACTAATGCCGCACTTTATGCTGTTACGGGAGTAGACGCCCTGGTGACAACCAGCCTTTTTACTGCCAAGCCTATAGATATAGGCGCAAAAATCGAGAGGGCATAAGCATATGCAAGGCTTAAAATGTATGTATATTTCTTTACTATGTTGACATTCTAAATATGAATATTACATAGGAAGGATGAGATATTAATGAGACTCAGTGCAAGAAATCAAATCAAAGGCAAAATCGAATCAATAAAAGAAGGGGCTGTTAACGACATTGTTACTATTGATATAGGCGGGGGCAATAAAATCAGCGCCACAATTTCAATGGAGGCAGTAAAAGAACTGAACTTGGAGGTGGGCAAAGAAGCTTACGCCATTATTAAAGCAACTTCGGTAATGGTTGGAATCGATGATTAAAAGAATTTAAATTTTTCTTTACATATTTTTTTCATCAAAAATGGCTGTCAAGAGCTTTTTAAGGGATTACTTTAGTCCCTTAAAAATGGCCAATACATAAAGCACATATGAAAAGAGGAGCGTAGCCAAACTTTTTATATGCTATAGGCTCTCCCTTTTATATACAGGCTTCTTACTAAATCATCAAGCTGGCGGCAGTTGCCGCCAGCTTTCAATAACAACAGCATAATCAGTTGCCGACAATAATACTGCCACCGGCGTCCCGGGTTATGGAACCCCCAGTTTTAGGATAAGTAATTATCACACTGTAACTGCCATCCTTAAACTCTGTAATGGTAAGCGTTGCACCCTTTCTGACCTTTTCCAGCTTATCCTCATAATCACGGCGGTCCAGCTCCATTGATGACGCTGAATAGTCACCTTTATCCACTAATTCCTGGGTTTCGGCAAGCTTTTGCTCCATCCATGCTTTATATTCTTCATAGGTCATAACCTGGCTTATACCGATACCTTTTTCTCCATCTTCATAAAGCTCATAGGATTTATCATCGCTGCTTGTTTTCTCCAGAGCATCTTTCCTACCGTCCGTTTCCTTGTCATCCCATAAGGTGTCAAGATACTGCCGGGCTTTTTCAAAGTCGCCTTTAGCAGGATCAAGGGGAAGATCAAATACCAGGTTGACTCCGTCAAAATCGGGGTTTGGAGTAACAAGGCCGGTGGCTTCATCATAGTTGTAGGCTTTGGTGCTGTAGAAATTAGTAGAGCTGACAATCAGCTCAAGTCCCCGGTCGGCAAACATCTCCAGACTGTCGCAGTCGATTAAGCGATACATGACGCCGTCTACCACACAGGCCGAGTATCCGCCGTTCATACTGGCAATGTTATAAAGCCAAGGCTTTTGGCCTTTGATAAGCGGCGAGACAAAAAAGGGAACATTGCCAAAGTCCTCGCCACTTGTATCAGGCATGGAGCCTTCCTGTTTTGCAATTGCGACTACTGCGTAGGATTTTGCAGTATCCACCGTACCGTCCAATTCAGTCAAGCCTTTGCCGGACACAATGCCAAGGAAAGTCACATCATAACCGCCCTTGAACTTTGTTTCATTTACCAGCAAGGCATCGTCACTGCGGAATGCTTCGGCTAAAACAGGGGATTCCAACCTGTCTGCCACATCCGAGGGTGAGAGGAAATACCAGGCCGCAAATGCGGTAGTGGTAACAAACACAAGGGCCATAACAACGGCGGCAGCCGCGCTGAAAGAAGGCCTTATAGCAGATTTTCTCAAAATAGGTTCCTCCTTGCTCAACTCATATTTCACTTTTTGCACTAAATCCGTGGGAGGGATTTCCGTGCTGCTCAAAGCATTTTTAAGCAGCAGATCCACATTATAATTTTTATTTTTCATAATGAATCGCAACCAATCCTTTCTCAACAAGTTTCCGGGCCTTGAACAATCTGCTTTTAACTGTACCCGCTGGAAGTTTTAGGGCGGCGGCAATATCTGACACGCTCATTTCAACGGTATAGTATAGGATAATGGGGATTTTGAACTTATCCGGCAAGGACTCAACCAATTCCCGGACAATACGGGCTTCTTCCTGTGCCATAAAACTATCTTCCATATGTACGCCTACTGCGCTATTATCATCCAGACTTTCAATTGGGGCCAACCTTTTACGGCGGGCATACTTACGCTTCCAGCTTTTCCAGATATATAACGTGGTAGAAAAGAGGAAACCCTTCGGATTGTCCGAGGCGCTTAGTTTTGGCAGTTGTTCAAAGGCTTTTAAGAATGTTTCCTGGAATAAATCGTCTGCATCTTCCCTGGAATAAGTAAGGCTCCGGCAAAACTTGTAAATCGAACCGCCGTACTCATCCACCAGATCCGCAAACATATAACGCTGGGGGGGTTGTCTAAATTTTATTGCGGACCATATTTTCAATATTGACCTCCTCTCTAAATCCCGTATACCTGTAAATAGTCGCCACATTTCAAATGGTTCATTTTTAAATAAATTTTTTAACCGTTGCTTGTTTATCATTATTTTATTGGTTTTCCATTGCAGATTACATATAATGCGGTACACAACCTGTATCTCTTTTATAAATACATTATATTGCAATCATTCTTTTTGCGCTGCTTCAAATAGGCAGCCGGCGGACAGGGTTCATAAGAATCAACTATCAAAAACAAGATTGACAAATCCGTGCTACAAGCGTAACACATATAATGTATTACGTTTGTAACACGGAGGTAGTAAAATGAGTTTGGCAGAAAAGATATCCAATGCGGAGCTTGAAATTATGAGAATCCTATGGCGCGAGAAAAAGCCCATATCGTTTACAAACATCCGCGTTGAATTGCAAAATACAAAAGGTTGGGAAAAATCCACAATCAATATCCTGATACGCCGCCTTGCAGATAAGGGGGCTATTACTGCGCAAAAACAAGATGTACTGTATTATACTCCAAATATTTCCGAGGCGGAATATATTCAGGCTGAAGAGCAGAACATGATTGACAAACTATATGACGGAAACGCAAAAAACTTTGTCGCCGCGCTTTGCCACCGCGGTAAATTATCCGAAGCTGACATTGACGAGCTCAAAGCATATTTTCAAATGGGAGAAAATGAGAAATGAACGCATGCCCCGGCTCTACCGCAATACTCTTGCACCCACACCCATGCTCATCGGGATGTTACGTCCTGTTATCCTGCTGCCGGACAGGGAATATTCTGAAATACAGCTTCAAAATATTCTTCTTCACGAGCTCACTCATTTACGGCGGCACGACCTGATTGTAAAGTGGCTATCGGTACTGGAGGGCGAGTTGCATTGGTTTAACCCCGTTGTTTACCTTGTGCGCCGTGAAATAGACCGGGCTTGTGAACTGGCTTGTGACGGAGCGGTAATAAAGTGCCTTGATACCGTTGGCAGGCAGAATTACGGCGATACTCTGATTGCAATGGTAGCCGAAGCCAAAACACCGAAGACAGTTTTATCCACAACTATGTGTGAGGAAAAAAAGGCTCTTAAGGAGCGGCTCGGCGCAATTATGAAAAGTAAGAACTTCACGCGAAAGGTGCTAATATTTTCTTCTGTATTCTTTGCAGCAACCCTCTTCACTACTGTACTTTTGGGCGCTTCCGGAATGCAAAAAAGTTCCCCAAACGATGGCAATTCGAGTATCGAATCCATTGCCTGGGAGGTTATAAATAATGAAATTCTTAATTATGAACAGACTTCCGAAGTTGAAATAATTGATAGCAAAATTTCGTTTTTAGAACTGGTAAATGAATTCGATAATCTTGCCGATAGAACCATATATGTATATCTACTGGAATACCGCCTGTTGCCGAAGGATTTAAGCAAGGTAATATTAGCCGGAGGTATGCGTATAGATGAAAAAGGCTGGCTTACAGAATGGAGCAGTATGGGGCAGCCATTAATTGTCGTATTCGAACAAGAAGGTAACGCGGAATTAATTGGCCTACTTCGGACGGCAGAGATATCAGAAAAAAACGGAGGTTTAGAGGCGGCGGTAAAAGCTTTACTGGAAGAGAACGGATTTAATCTCTCCTTTGGCGAAAGCCCTGATACGCCTAGGCCTTTATTATTTTGATTATTTGGAGTTTGTCGCATGGGCTTTTGCTGTAAAGAGGTTTCGACTCAAGAACATAGGACAATCACAACAGAAATTAACGGGCGGTAATTACGCCCATTTTTTCTTCGGCGCCTTTCAGGGATTTTCCCTTAAGGTGTTTTTTATCCATATCTTTGACCGCCGTTTTATCACATTAACCTAAAAGTATATCCTGGTTTTTTATTCAAATATAGTTGCTTATAACATGACTTTCTGTTGTCATGTTACCGTAGTATAATTAACCATGAGGTGATTGTATGCAGATAAACAGGCTTTTTGAAATTGTGTATTTGTTACTGGATAAGAAAAGCACAACAGCCAAAGAGCTGGCAGAACGCTTTGAGGTTTCTGTCAGAACAGTATTGCGTGATATTGAAATACTGTCGGCGGCGGGCATTCCCATATACACCGTGCAGGGTAAAGGCGGGGGTATCTCTATTTTGGATAACTACGTCTTGAACAAAACTACCATTTCAGAGGAAGAACAAAATCAAATACTATTTGCCTTGCAAAGCCTGACATCCACCGAGCATATTGATGTCAGCAATATCCTTTCAAAATTGCGGACTCTTTTTGATAAAACAGATACAAACTGGATTGAGGTTGATTTTTCACGCTGGGGGAATGCAAAGCGGGATAAGGAACGCTTTGAGATACTCAAGCTGTCAATTATAAAAAAGCAGGCTATTGAATTTACCTATTCAAGCACCTACGGAGAAACAACAAGCAGAATGGTATATCCTCTAAAACTTATTTTTAAATCAAAGGCATGGTATTTGCAAGGCTACTGCCTTTTAAAACAGGATTACAGGACCTTTAAGATTAACAGAATATCAGCTGTTAAAGTAATGCCGGAAACATTTGCGGACAAGGAACTTTCACCGCCTGCCATAGAAACACCGGACGCCTCATCAGAGGCGCTTATCCATATCATAATGAAATTTTCTTCTTACATGGCCCATAGGGTCTATGATGAATTTGATACAAAAAATGTTATAAAAAATGAAGACGGAACATTTCTTGTATCAGTTGACTTACCGGAGGATTATTGGCTGTATGGATTTTTGCTGTCCTTTGGAAGGGCTGTTCAGGTTTTGGATCCCCAAAGCGTAAAGGATAATTTGCTGGGGGAAATCGAGAAGATAAAAGATTTTTATTAGAGCACATAACATGAAGTACTGTTGTCATGTTATGTGCGGTATGATAAATATGCAGTCAAAGACACTAAAAATGCTGGTTCAGCCATGAAATAAAGTTATCGCCAAAGCCCTTCCAACGGGCAGTACAGATGGAATGTACGGAACAAGCACAAATGGGAGTAAAGTTAAGAAGGAGGTTAACCTATGTCAAGACCTGCAACAAAGCCGGATTTAATTAAAACGGCAAAGGAACAGTTTGAAAAGCTGGAACAGCTCATTGACACTATGACGGACCATGAGCAGAATGCCTCCTTCAATTTCGGTAACGGCTTCAATAAAAAAGAGTCACACTGGGATCGGGATAAAAATCTGCGGGACGTATTGGTCCATCTTTACGAATGGCACCAGTTGCTGCTAAATTGGGTGAAAGCCAATCAGGGCGGGAAACCAAAGCCCTTTCTGCCGGAGCCCTATAACTGGAAGACATATTCCCAAATGAACGTGGGGTTTTGGAATAAACATCAGGCTACGCCATATGCCCAGTCGCAAAAAATGGTCAAAGAAAGCCATACCGCAGTAATGGCTATGATTGAATCATTTTCAAATGAAGAATTATTTACAAAAAACCATTTTTCGTGGACAGGAACGAGTACACTTGGCAGCTATTGCGTTTCAGCCACTTCCAGCCACTATGACTGGGCGATGAAAAAGGTTAAGAAGCACATCAAAACCTGCCGGTAATGGCTTGAAAATATGTTGTGAAGCTTCAGCCCAACTTAGAGGCGTTGACAAAGCCTATATTCCCAAAAGCAGATGAATGTTGGTAAATGTTTATGCAAAGCAAAAGGGCTGTTTCATAAGTCAAACTTATAAAAAGCAGTCTCCACAAAACATATTAAAATAATGAAATTAAGCACCTCGCTCCACATAGTGAACTGCTCCCTTTATGAGAGACGGTGAAATATAAAAACACTGTTAATCATGAAGGGAGCAGTTCATAGATTAGGAAACGGGGTGCTTTTGTTCTGGCTTTAACCCACTGAAGTGACTAATGCCACAGCCCCTTTTTAACAGATTAATATTATATGGATAACGTGTTCCAACTTTAGAATAAGGTTATTGCACATTATCGGACAATTGCGGACTTGACATCATTACGATAATACCAAACCATTGTTATTTCTTTTCCTTTACTGGCATCCACAATTCCATGTAGTTCCCGTCAGGAGAACTGTCGTAGTACACTTCGGGAGAATAAACATCCATAGTCAATCCGTGTTTTTCAAGCCAAAGACCGCTATATTTTACAGCCTTATTAATAGCTACGGTTACAAGTTGTTCAAAGTTTTCTGCCTCAAATCCGCAGACAATATATTCTCTTGCCGGAAGTTCCCAATTAACAAAGCGGGCATCTTCTGCTCCTTGTGCCACTTCCGCACCAGCAAAGTAAGTAAAATACCCTTCAGGTACATCTCCAAGATAAGCAACTCCCAGTTCACGGCTATCCTTTGCCCGAGGAATGGTATGTTTTTCTTTGTGGAATTTTTTCCAGACCTCACCAGGCATATCCACACCTGTAGCTTCACCAAGCGGCATTTGCCCCTCAATTGGAATAATTCCTGTTACACCCATAAAAGGAATTGGCTCAGAGATTGTTTTACGGTTAAACTCCAGCACAAGGCCATCGCTAATAAGCGGAACACCTTCGTCAATCATTGTGTAGTTTAACAATAAGTCAGGCTTATCAAACTGATTAAGCATCACCGGATGCTCGCGGTATTCTTCCGGCGTCATTTTGTAGGCTTCTTTGAATGCCCTTGTAAATGTCTCATGGCTTCCAAATCCGCAGTCCAGCGCAATATCCAAAATGCGGCGTTGTTTATCGGCAAGCAACTCGCAGGCGCGGGCTAATCGGCGCAGCTTTATATATTCTCGAAATGGTCTTTTAACAAGACGTGAGAACAAGCGCTGATAATAAAAAACAGATAATGATGATTCTTTCGCAATCTGCTCAATATCAATCTCCTCACTCATATTTGCTTCAATGTAATCCAATGTTTTTTGTATAGATTCCCATGCGTGCATGATATGCACCTCCTTTTATAGATAGCATATCACCCAATACAATTTGTGCGCTTGACCTGCTCTGCTCTTATTTTACACTTTTTCTCTTTGGCACCCGTTATAGCCATAATTATTGCAACTATTATATCAGGATTAAAGAATTTTCGGAAGTCAGCCAAAGCTTCCTTCGAACACATTTTCAATATTGCCCTCCTCTGGTATCCAACCTGTACCTTTTTTATAAATACAATTATATTGCAGCCATTCTTTTTGCGCTGCTTCAAATCGGTAGCTGGCGGACAGGGTGCATAAGGAAGCAACTATAGAGGAACAACATAAAAGACGGTCAACATACGAGATATATACGACTTTGATGCCTGGTCAATTCTTTCTCAATCTTGCCTTTTATTATTGACCACTTCGGTCGGTTGTGCTATACTGCAGATACCGACCAATATGGTCAATCTGTAAAAAGGACGTGGTAAAAATGCACGAAAACTTCATCAGCCTAAAGGAAGAAAAGCGGGATGTTATCATCAATGCAGCTCTGATGGAGTTTGCTACAAAGGGCTACGATCTAGCCTCTACCAATGAGATGGTAAAGGCGGCGAGCATCTCAAAGGGGGCGCTGTTCCACTACTTCGCCAGCAAAAAGGACTTGTTCCTGTTCCTCTGCGACTATGTGTTCGGGGTGGTCAGCCGGGAATTCTACGAGCAAATCGGCCACTGCGGCGGCGACCTTCTTACCCGTTACCGCCGGGCTGCCATGCTAAAAGGAACGGTTTACCAGCGCTACCCCCCTATCTTCGAGTTTATCAAGCGGCTGACCACAGAAAAGTCAGCCGAGATCGCCGCCGAACTGAAAGAGCGGCTTGAGAAGATGATGAGCTATGGATATGAGTGCCTGCTGGGCAACTTGGATATCTCTTTGTTCCGGCAGGATGTGCCGTCGGACAAAATCCGGGACTTGATTATCTGGGCGCTAGAAAACTACGGCCACCGTTCGTTGGAATTGATTGGAGATCAAAAAGTTGAGGACATCAACGTGGAGGCCCTCAACGCCGACTTTGACAAATACCTGGATGTGCTGCGCAAATGCTTTTACAAACAGTAAGGAGGGAAAAGATATGTCTGCTATCAAAATTCATGGTTTAATCAAGCGGTTCGGTAAAACTGCCGCCTTAAACGGCCTTGAGCTTTCCGTACCCCAGGGCAGTATTTACGGTTTTATCGGCCCCAACGGAGCAGGTAAATCCACTGCCATCCGCATTTTGCTTGGCTTGCTGAAAAAGAACGGCGGGCAGGTGAAGCTTTTAGGCGGCGACCCCTGGCAGGATGCGATGGAGCTGCACAAGCGCCTGGCCTATGTGCCCAGCGACGTACAGCTCTGGGATAACATGACCGGCGGCGAGGTCATCGATTTTCTTGGCCGGCTGCGGGGGAGCTATTCCAAGGAGCGCCGGGAGCAATTCATCGACCGCTTTGATCTCGACCCCACTAAAAAATGCAAAGCCTATTCCAAAGGCAACCGCCAGAAAGTGGCGCTGATCTCGGCTTTTGTGTCCGATGTGGAGCTGCTTGTCCTCGACGAGCCCACAACCGGTCTCGATCCCCTGATGGAGGGCGTATT includes these proteins:
- a CDS encoding TetR/AcrR family transcriptional regulator, translated to MHENFISLKEEKRDVIINAALMEFATKGYDLASTNEMVKAASISKGALFHYFASKKDLFLFLCDYVFGVVSREFYEQIGHCGGDLLTRYRRAAMLKGTVYQRYPPIFEFIKRLTTEKSAEIAAELKERLEKMMSYGYECLLGNLDISLFRQDVPSDKIRDLIIWALENYGHRSLELIGDQKVEDINVEALNADFDKYLDVLRKCFYKQ
- a CDS encoding ClbS/DfsB family four-helix bundle protein, translating into MSRPATKPDLIKTAKEQFEKLEQLIDTMTDHEQNASFNFGNGFNKKESHWDRDKNLRDVLVHLYEWHQLLLNWVKANQGGKPKPFLPEPYNWKTYSQMNVGFWNKHQATPYAQSQKMVKESHTAVMAMIESFSNEELFTKNHFSWTGTSTLGSYCVSATSSHYDWAMKKVKKHIKTCR
- a CDS encoding BlaI/MecI/CopY family transcriptional regulator; protein product: MSLAEKISNAELEIMRILWREKKPISFTNIRVELQNTKGWEKSTINILIRRLADKGAITAQKQDVLYYTPNISEAEYIQAEEQNMIDKLYDGNAKNFVAALCHRGKLSEADIDELKAYFQMGENEK
- a CDS encoding helix-turn-helix transcriptional regulator, producing MQINRLFEIVYLLLDKKSTTAKELAERFEVSVRTVLRDIEILSAAGIPIYTVQGKGGGISILDNYVLNKTTISEEEQNQILFALQSLTSTEHIDVSNILSKLRTLFDKTDTNWIEVDFSRWGNAKRDKERFEILKLSIIKKQAIEFTYSSTYGETTSRMVYPLKLIFKSKAWYLQGYCLLKQDYRTFKINRISAVKVMPETFADKELSPPAIETPDASSEALIHIIMKFSSYMAHRVYDEFDTKNVIKNEDGTFLVSVDLPEDYWLYGFLLSFGRAVQVLDPQSVKDNLLGEIEKIKDFY
- a CDS encoding AraC family transcriptional regulator, with amino-acid sequence MHAWESIQKTLDYIEANMSEEIDIEQIAKESSLSVFYYQRLFSRLVKRPFREYIKLRRLARACELLADKQRRILDIALDCGFGSHETFTRAFKEAYKMTPEEYREHPVMLNQFDKPDLLLNYTMIDEGVPLISDGLVLEFNRKTISEPIPFMGVTGIIPIEGQMPLGEATGVDMPGEVWKKFHKEKHTIPRAKDSRELGVAYLGDVPEGYFTYFAGAEVAQGAEDARFVNWELPAREYIVCGFEAENFEQLVTVAINKAVKYSGLWLEKHGLTMDVYSPEVYYDSSPDGNYMELWMPVKEKK
- the modA gene encoding molybdate ABC transporter substrate-binding protein, whose amino-acid sequence is MKKLVRLLLSLMLVLSLIGCGAKPVPSQSTPPVTETPKVTEALKSGLAGHTLSIYCGAGMTKPFEEIAKLFQDESGCAMEVTYGNAAQIQTQINTSKEGDLFIAGSADELQPVKDAVTQSTDLVKHIPVLAVKSGNPLGITGLNDLVKEGVRVVLGDAESTPIGKIANKALTDSGILDKVDVIARTATAPEIFNALKMDQCDAIIVWKENAGGDGVEIVNTPDMGKYIKTVPAASLSYSDDAEALSVFLEFLDTEDAKAIWTKYGYELMN
- a CDS encoding ABC transporter ATP-binding protein — encoded protein: MSAIKIHGLIKRFGKTAALNGLELSVPQGSIYGFIGPNGAGKSTAIRILLGLLKKNGGQVKLLGGDPWQDAMELHKRLAYVPSDVQLWDNMTGGEVIDFLGRLRGSYSKERREQFIDRFDLDPTKKCKAYSKGNRQKVALISAFVSDVELLVLDEPTTGLDPLMEGVFQQCIKEARDAGKTVFLSSHILSEVEAVCDQIGVIRGGKVIEEGSMEELKALIHKQEPPTLEALFLNYYKKDAKKEGLR
- a CDS encoding TOBE domain-containing protein, encoding MRLSARNQIKGKIESIKEGAVNDIVTIDIGGGNKISATISMEAVKELNLEVGKEAYAIIKATSVMVGIDD
- a CDS encoding M56 family metallopeptidase, with amino-acid sequence MRNERMPRLYRNTLAPTPMLIGMLRPVILLPDREYSEIQLQNILLHELTHLRRHDLIVKWLSVLEGELHWFNPVVYLVRREIDRACELACDGAVIKCLDTVGRQNYGDTLIAMVAEAKTPKTVLSTTMCEEKKALKERLGAIMKSKNFTRKVLIFSSVFFAATLFTTVLLGASGMQKSSPNDGNSSIESIAWEVINNEILNYEQTSEVEIIDSKISFLELVNEFDNLADRTIYVYLLEYRLLPKDLSKVILAGGMRIDEKGWLTEWSSMGQPLIVVFEQEGNAELIGLLRTAEISEKNGGLEAAVKALLEENGFNLSFGESPDTPRPLLF
- the modD gene encoding ModD protein; its protein translation is MVFIPDEFLDGLISEDMPYFDLTTHLLGISGKEGTIRYVCREEAVICGTEEAVRILNKLGVEVTNSFPSGTVVKPGEFFLEGYGNAGSLHAGWKICQSLLDNCSAIATKTKRMVDIVHSVNPKMPVVTTRKSFPGIKALTLKAVLCGGAFPHRLGLSETVLIFKQHMNFIGGIDGLIERIPAIKEHSCEKKVFVEAESMEEAIALCKAGVDGIQFDKLPPEVLSEGVPQLQEISPSVTLLASGGINETNAALYAVTGVDALVTTSLFTAKPIDIGAKIERA
- a CDS encoding RNA polymerase sigma factor codes for the protein MKIWSAIKFRQPPQRYMFADLVDEYGGSIYKFCRSLTYSREDADDLFQETFLKAFEQLPKLSASDNPKGFLFSTTLYIWKSWKRKYARRKRLAPIESLDDNSAVGVHMEDSFMAQEEARIVRELVESLPDKFKIPIILYYTVEMSVSDIAAALKLPAGTVKSRLFKARKLVEKGLVAIHYEK
- a CDS encoding DUF4179 domain-containing protein, giving the protein MRKSAIRPSFSAAAAVVMALVFVTTTAFAAWYFLSPSDVADRLESPVLAEAFRSDDALLVNETKFKGGYDVTFLGIVSGKGLTELDGTVDTAKSYAVVAIAKQEGSMPDTSGEDFGNVPFFVSPLIKGQKPWLYNIASMNGGYSACVVDGVMYRLIDCDSLEMFADRGLELIVSSTNFYSTKAYNYDEATGLVTPNPDFDGVNLVFDLPLDPAKGDFEKARQYLDTLWDDKETDGRKDALEKTSSDDKSYELYEDGEKGIGISQVMTYEEYKAWMEQKLAETQELVDKGDYSASSMELDRRDYEDKLEKVRKGATLTITEFKDGSYSVIITYPKTGGSITRDAGGSIIVGN